In Prevotella sp. oral taxon 475, one DNA window encodes the following:
- a CDS encoding type I restriction enzyme HsdR N-terminal domain-containing protein, with amino-acid sequence MYSLNLPSYPIKVSGTKTHPTVFDPLRSKYVALTPEEWVRQHFVHFLIHHKGYPRLLMANEVPLSIGDKHLRADSVLYDSELKPRMIIEYKAPSIALSQKVFDQITVYNMLLHVDYLIVSNGRQHICCKMDYQNNSYSFLEDVPPYSEI; translated from the coding sequence ATGTATTCACTAAACCTACCTTCCTATCCAATAAAAGTGTCCGGCACAAAGACACATCCCACCGTCTTCGATCCCCTCCGCAGCAAATACGTTGCTCTGACTCCGGAAGAGTGGGTGCGGCAACACTTCGTGCATTTTCTCATTCACCACAAGGGATATCCCCGCCTATTGATGGCCAACGAGGTGCCGCTGAGCATCGGAGACAAGCATCTTCGGGCCGACAGTGTGTTGTATGACAGCGAGTTGAAGCCACGAATGATTATCGAATACAAGGCCCCGAGCATTGCGCTCTCCCAAAAAGTATTCGACCAGATTACAGTTTACAATATGCTTTTGCACGTAGATTATCTCATCGTGAGCAACGGAAGGCAACACATTTGCTGCAAGATGGATTACCAGAACAACAGTTACTCCTTTCTCGAAGACGTGCCTCCCTACAGCGAGATATAG
- a CDS encoding DnaJ domain-containing protein gives MAIGKWIGGFLGFISGGPLGALAGIALGSLFDLGLDKVNTPDNYGSTSNGRQTNERFSAHRHHTTDAREQEGERNSFLFSLLVLAAYIIRADGKVMHSEMEMLRGFLRNNFGTAAVGQGEQIILRLFEQQKQMGVYQFENIIRQSCLQIRAHMDGSRRLQLLNFLALLAQADGHIDATEVQALRNVALWMGLHAGEADAMLNLKKTDLNSAYTVLGLTPNATEAEVKAAYRKMALQHHPDRVATLGEDVRKAAEKKFKEIADAKERIYQARDWA, from the coding sequence ATGGCAATTGGCAAATGGATTGGCGGATTCTTAGGGTTTATCAGCGGCGGACCGCTCGGTGCCTTGGCAGGAATCGCCCTCGGATCACTCTTCGATCTGGGACTCGACAAAGTGAACACACCCGACAACTACGGCTCTACCTCCAACGGCAGGCAGACCAACGAACGCTTCTCTGCCCACCGTCACCACACTACTGATGCCCGGGAACAGGAGGGAGAACGCAACTCGTTTCTCTTCTCACTGCTCGTTCTGGCGGCCTACATCATTCGTGCAGACGGCAAGGTGATGCACTCGGAAATGGAAATGCTACGCGGTTTTCTGCGAAACAACTTCGGCACGGCGGCAGTCGGTCAGGGTGAACAAATCATCCTCCGACTCTTCGAGCAGCAAAAGCAGATGGGCGTCTATCAATTTGAGAATATCATCCGGCAGAGTTGTCTGCAAATCCGGGCTCACATGGATGGTAGCCGCCGACTACAACTGCTCAATTTCCTGGCCCTCTTGGCCCAAGCCGACGGTCATATAGATGCCACCGAGGTGCAGGCTCTGCGCAATGTGGCTCTGTGGATGGGTCTACATGCGGGCGAAGCGGATGCGATGCTCAACCTAAAAAAGACCGACCTCAACTCGGCCTATACCGTGCTGGGTCTCACACCCAATGCCACCGAGGCCGAAGTGAAAGCGGCCTACCGCAAAATGGCTCTTCAACACCACCCCGACCGGGTGGCTACGCTGGGTGAAGATGTGCGTAAAGCGGCAGAAAAGAAGTTTAAAGAGATTGCCGATGCCAAGGAACGAATCTACCAAGCACGTGATTGGGCGTAG
- a CDS encoding Txe/YoeB family addiction module toxin → MRYDVQIKEQATKDLKRLLHSEPKAYNKALQLISELYEHPTSGTGHPEPLKGCGANRWSRRITQKHRLVYDIHITEVVVVVLTTFGHYDDK, encoded by the coding sequence ATGAGATACGACGTACAAATTAAGGAACAAGCTACTAAAGACCTCAAACGTCTTTTGCATAGTGAGCCAAAAGCTTACAACAAGGCATTGCAACTGATATCCGAACTCTATGAGCATCCCACCAGTGGAACGGGGCATCCCGAACCACTCAAGGGTTGTGGTGCCAATCGTTGGAGTCGGCGCATTACGCAAAAGCACCGATTGGTTTACGATATTCACATCACAGAAGTGGTGGTAGTGGTGCTGACGACTTTTGGTCATTACGACGACAAGTAG
- a CDS encoding transporter, protein MNIIAFMKRWTLPSGLVIGAAVYLLFSRIAVLQPVGDAVGPFLVKLLPIVIFIMLYLTFCKIRMDDLRPRIWHFLLQGIRVLMSGTLVLFITQTAEPMTRLVLEGAFICVICPTAAAAPVITEKLGGSIASLTIYTIVANVVTSIIIPLFFPMIEKSAEITFFTAFVLILRRITFVLIVPLCLALLTRKLRPSIAARIKEMRNIAFYLWAFNLAIIMGLTLRNILSTHVSGTILALLLILPLFIALLQFSIGKAVGHRYGDSISAGQALGQKNTVVGIWLTIAFLNPIASIAPCAYVVWQNLINAWQLWYKQKYGALRW, encoded by the coding sequence ATGAACATCATTGCATTTATGAAAAGATGGACCCTACCCAGCGGACTCGTCATCGGAGCCGCAGTCTATCTTCTTTTCTCAAGAATCGCCGTCCTACAGCCTGTGGGCGATGCCGTCGGGCCGTTTTTGGTGAAACTCCTGCCCATTGTTATCTTCATCATGCTCTACCTCACGTTCTGCAAAATCCGGATGGACGACCTGCGTCCACGCATCTGGCACTTCCTTCTTCAAGGCATCCGCGTGCTGATGTCGGGCACTCTGGTATTGTTCATCACTCAGACTGCCGAACCAATGACCCGACTTGTACTCGAAGGAGCTTTCATCTGCGTGATTTGTCCCACAGCGGCGGCGGCTCCTGTCATTACCGAAAAACTCGGCGGAAGCATTGCTTCGCTCACCATCTACACCATTGTTGCCAACGTGGTGACCTCTATCATCATCCCACTGTTCTTCCCGATGATAGAGAAAAGTGCCGAAATCACGTTCTTCACAGCCTTTGTCCTGATTCTTCGGCGCATCACTTTCGTATTGATCGTACCCCTTTGCCTGGCCCTTCTCACCCGGAAATTGCGGCCATCCATAGCCGCACGCATCAAAGAGATGAGGAACATTGCCTTCTATCTTTGGGCTTTCAATCTGGCCATCATCATGGGTCTCACCCTCCGCAACATTCTTTCCACCCATGTTTCCGGCACGATTTTAGCTCTCTTGCTGATATTGCCACTCTTCATCGCTCTGCTTCAATTCTCGATTGGCAAGGCCGTGGGACACCGATATGGCGACAGTATTAGTGCCGGACAGGCTCTCGGACAGAAGAATACGGTTGTAGGCATTTGGCTCACCATCGCCTTTCTCAACCCCATTGCCTCGATAGCACCCTGCGCTTACGTGGTTTGGCAAAACCTCATCAACGCCTGGCAGCTATGGTATAAACAGAAATACGGTGCACTGAGATGGTAA
- the holA gene encoding DNA polymerase III subunit delta: MAEKRPALGADSILRDIKARRFSPVYILMGEEAYYIDRISHLIEETVLKPEERDFNQSVLFGADTNAVQVADLCKGYPMMAEYRLVIVKEAQAMRSLDALDKYLDHPVATTILVVCYKNGTIDRRKKILAKAEAVGVVFESKKKRDYELPAFIKGYLSLQKASIDDKSAVLIAEHIGSDLNRLTSELDKVLISLPENNLLITPDVVEQQIGVSKEFNGFELRDAIVNRNVFKANQIIQYFEKNPKAGSIFAFLPLLFSYFQNLMIAYYAPHKNNEAEVAKFLDLKSVWGVKDYLIGMRNYPATKTMHIIHKLREIDAKSKGLDNPNTSVGDLMKELIFFILH, translated from the coding sequence ATGGCAGAAAAAAGACCTGCATTAGGGGCCGATTCTATCCTGCGCGACATCAAGGCACGCCGCTTTTCGCCTGTTTATATCCTGATGGGTGAGGAGGCTTATTATATCGATCGCATCTCTCATCTGATCGAAGAAACGGTGCTGAAGCCCGAGGAGCGCGACTTTAATCAGTCGGTTCTCTTCGGGGCAGATACGAATGCCGTACAGGTGGCAGACCTTTGTAAGGGCTATCCCATGATGGCCGAATATCGATTGGTGATAGTGAAAGAAGCACAGGCCATGCGCTCACTCGATGCTTTGGATAAATATCTCGACCATCCTGTGGCTACCACCATCTTGGTGGTTTGCTATAAGAACGGAACCATCGACCGGAGAAAGAAGATTTTGGCAAAGGCCGAAGCGGTGGGGGTGGTGTTCGAGAGTAAGAAAAAACGTGATTACGAACTGCCTGCTTTCATCAAGGGCTATCTCAGCTTGCAAAAGGCAAGCATCGACGATAAATCGGCCGTGTTGATCGCTGAACATATTGGATCCGATCTCAACCGCTTGACCTCCGAACTGGATAAGGTCCTGATCTCGTTGCCCGAGAACAATCTGCTCATTACACCCGACGTGGTAGAGCAACAGATAGGGGTGAGCAAAGAGTTTAATGGTTTTGAACTTCGCGATGCCATCGTCAATCGGAATGTGTTCAAGGCCAATCAGATTATACAATACTTCGAGAAGAATCCTAAGGCGGGATCTATCTTCGCATTTCTGCCGCTGTTGTTCAGCTATTTTCAAAATCTGATGATTGCTTATTATGCACCCCATAAAAATAATGAGGCGGAGGTTGCGAAGTTTCTCGACCTGAAATCGGTGTGGGGTGTGAAAGACTATCTCATCGGAATGAGAAACTATCCGGCCACGAAGACGATGCACATTATTCATAAGCTTAGAGAGATAGATGCCAAAAGTAAGGGATTGGATAATCCCAATACGTCGGTTGGCGATTTGATGAAGGAACTAATTTTCTTTATTCTGCACTAA